Below is a window of Comamonadaceae bacterium M7527 DNA.
TGCCGTCTGTCCAGCCTCAGCACTGGCCCACACGTGTCGCAGTGAAAGCTCTGCGCTGTAGCGGTTAACGCAACCATTGTCGTCAGCTGCGCCCAACACAGTGCGCAGCAAAACCAATGGATTGAACGGATGGCTGGCAGGCATAGCCATGGTCACACCCAAACGCTGCGCCTGCCACAGCACCTGCCTATAAGTCCACTCGCGCTTGCCTGCAATTTCCGCAGGGCCTTTTTGGCCATTGGCGGCCAGCATGGCGCCAAACAACACCGGCTTGTAAGACACGCTTACGCTCAAGCCCTCAAGTGCTTTTGGCAAATGCTCGAACGCCAAATGGGCGTATGGCGAGATAGGATCAAAGTAAAAATCTAATGGCATCTGCTGTGCTGGCTTAATCGTCAAACTGAGCGGCCTCTCGCGCCAGCAATGTCTGCCACAAGGCTTTCTTGGCGTCATTGCTCATGCCGCCCCAGCGCGCAATTTCATCCAGGTTTCGGTAGCAACCACCGCACAAAGGCTGTTGCGGTGTTACCGCACTCATGGTGCACACACCCACGCAGGGCGACGGCACCGCGCTGGGGTTTAGGCGCTGGGCACGCTGCCAGCGGCTGTCCAATGAGTCGGCTAAGTTGTTGTTTGAGTCGGCCATGGCTTGATTGTGCTGCGGCTTGTCGCAGCCTGCGGTCACCACCGCGGCACGCCCGCGTTGGCCAAGCGGTCTTTAACGCAGCGTCCCTTCAAGTCGCAACACGGCGCACCAGTAGCAAACTGGTACCCATCAGCATCAGCACGCCGCCAAACAGGCGGTTTTGGTTGCGCTGGGCCTTGGCCGAGCGCATCAGCGCCTGCAGGCGAGACGCCAGGTAGGCATAGCCATGCATCACGACCGTATCCACGGCATTCATGGTGAGACACAAGATAAGCAGCTGCAACGCAAGCGACTTGCCGGGATCAATAAACTGCGGCAGCACAGCCACCATGAACACAATGCCTTTGGGGTTGGACAGGTTGGTAAACACACCTGTGAGTACGCGCTCGCGTGTGCTGGGTACGCGCTTGCTCAAACCCTCTGTGGTGGCCTGCGTGGCGTCTGCTACCGCCGACTCGTCGCTGGTCACGGCGGCGCGCCACTGCTTGACGCCCAAGTAAAACAAGTAAGCCGCACCCACTACTTTCACCACCAGAAACGCATTGGCCGAAGCCACCAATACGGCGCCTACGCCTGCTCCCGCAATCAGCAACACAACCGACAGGCCCAGCTGCAAACCCAGCACAGTTGCCGAGGCTTTTTTTACGCCATAGGCCAAGCCATGGCTCATAGAGATGACCGCACCTGAGCCGGGCGACACCGCAATCACCCAACACGCTGCAAAGTAGGCCAACCAAACATGCAATTCCATGGTGAGAGTGTATCGGCTAGTGCAGGCTTGCAGCCTGTTGGCGACTGCACGACGACGCTAAAAATATGACAATGGACACATGACTGATAGCAAAACCCCAAAACTCTCCATGCTGGACCTGGTCGCTGTGCGCGAGGGCGGCACAGTGCGACAAGCACTGGATGTGGCGCTGCAAACCGCACAGCATGCCGAGCACTTGGGCTTTACCCGCTACTGGCTGGCCGAACACCACAACATGAGCGGCATTGCCAGCTCGGCAACCGCCGTACTGATCGGGCACCTGGCTGGGGGCACACAACGCATACGCGTGGGGTCTGGCGGCATTATGTTGCCCAACCACGCACCGCTGGTGGTGGCTGAAGCCTTTGGCACGCTGGCCGAGCTGTACCCCAACCGCATTGACTTGGGCCTTGGTCGTGCGCCCGGTACAGACCGCGCCACCATGCGCGCGCTGCGACGCGACAGACCAGAGACTGAGCAAGACTTTCCCAACGATGTGACCGAGCTACAGCGTCTGCTGGGGCCGGTGCAAGACAGTGACAGCATTACCGCCACGCCTGGCACCAACACCAACGTGCCCATCTGGTTATTGGGCTCTAGCCTGTTTTCTGCGCAACTGGCGGCGCAGCGCGGTTTGCCGTTTGCGTTTGCCTCGCACTTTGCGCCACGCATGTTGCTGCAAGCCATCGCCATTTACCGCAGCACCTTCAGGCCCAGCGCCCAACTGGCCAAACCTTATGTCGCCATAGGTGTGCCGCTCATCGCCGCCCCCACAGACCAGGAGGCCGATTACCTGGCCAGCAGCACCTACCAGCGCGTGCTGGGCATACTCACCGGCCAGCGC
It encodes the following:
- a CDS encoding LLM class flavin-dependent oxidoreductase; protein product: MTDSKTPKLSMLDLVAVREGGTVRQALDVALQTAQHAEHLGFTRYWLAEHHNMSGIASSATAVLIGHLAGGTQRIRVGSGGIMLPNHAPLVVAEAFGTLAELYPNRIDLGLGRAPGTDRATMRALRRDRPETEQDFPNDVTELQRLLGPVQDSDSITATPGTNTNVPIWLLGSSLFSAQLAAQRGLPFAFASHFAPRMLLQAIAIYRSTFRPSAQLAKPYVAIGVPLIAAPTDQEADYLASSTYQRVLGILTGQRGQLPPPRDGFLASLPANARAAIDDFLAAAVIGGPDTVQNGFQQLFEATQADEFVLVSDVFDPSLRLRSLDIAAQAIQQVASTPEALLLD
- a CDS encoding LysE family transporter is translated as MELHVWLAYFAACWVIAVSPGSGAVISMSHGLAYGVKKASATVLGLQLGLSVVLLIAGAGVGAVLVASANAFLVVKVVGAAYLFYLGVKQWRAAVTSDESAVADATQATTEGLSKRVPSTRERVLTGVFTNLSNPKGIVFMVAVLPQFIDPGKSLALQLLILCLTMNAVDTVVMHGYAYLASRLQALMRSAKAQRNQNRLFGGVLMLMGTSLLLVRRVAT
- a CDS encoding DUF1289 domain-containing protein; the protein is MADSNNNLADSLDSRWQRAQRLNPSAVPSPCVGVCTMSAVTPQQPLCGGCYRNLDEIARWGGMSNDAKKALWQTLLAREAAQFDD